The DNA region aagaagaagaagacgaagaaggTGAAGAATTGGAGCTTCAATGGCGAATCTGGTATTCTGCAGTTCGTTATCATTATCAAGTCAGAGATTTCCTTCGTTTCGTTCTTCTTTTCAATGTAATCCTCCATCCGCCGTCTGTTTCCCCGTTCGATTAGGTCGTAGGCAAACGAGAGGATTATCTGTTGTGACGCGAGCAGCTCCGAGCGCTAATACCTATCTCTTCGCATTTTTCTTGCCTCTTTCACTTCTAGCTATAACAGTATTGACTTCCATTAGTATCGATATGCAGCTTGACAAACGCTTCATGGAAGAGGTACTTTTTCGATTGGTTTGACTTTCTTCCCTGATTCTTGCTTCTAGGTTGAATTGTGAAAATGTTCACCGAAAACTTTGAATTTTGTTGTTTAACTAATTGATCAGATGGCGGTTAATGAAGGAATGACTGAAGcagatgatgataatgatgatgaagaagatggagAAATTGTTGAGATTTCTCCAAGGGAAAAAGCTGTTCGCACTCGTAATCGACCTAAAAAGGAAGTGAAgaattgaaatgaaaatataataccTTATAGCTTCTTTCTACTGGAATGAATATTGATTAGAATTGCTGTAATTCAGGAAATCAATGAAATTGTATTCATTgtgattttgatttcatcttcaTGATCCATTTCAAACAACTTGAATACTATTGAGCAACATATTTGTTTATACAAATAGAAGAAACTCAGGGCCTATACTGTTAGGTTCAGTCGGTTTACGGATCGAAATGCACGTCTACATAGAATAAACCAGTTCCGATAGGTCGGTTTATTGACCGAAATGTTTGTACATTCAAAGTGTAAGTTTGTCAATTTTGATTAATGTACATTCAAAGCATATGTTTGTAGATTTGATTTGAACGTTTAGAAAATCAGGTTTGCTCGGTTTGACTTGTTAAAGAATTtgttaaaaagttttaaaatgtatatcttatatatataggaatgtatatgaacaaatacaaatattattaataagatgtaatattataatttataaataaaattatattacatgaataatattatgaattataagattcataaaactaaacaaaaatggtgccacatcattttttttattaacatcacattaaaagtttatatttagGATAATGGTGCGtgttcttttattatttttattttattagaagaAACACATTAACTTGATTAATTGAAAAGCTAACTCAAAGTCTCAAACACCCATAATTCTTTGATTTGTCAACATTTTCAATGAAAAGAGCACTCCTAGGTTTATAAATAATTGGACTAGATGAAGacaatatatatgtgagatttaAATGTGAAAATGACACAATTTTCAATGAATATCAACCAACCAAGCATTTTATACCATAATCTATATCCATGTCTAGATCAAGAAGATTATAAGATACAAAAAGTGTTTCTAATATGCATAGTAAATGGTGATTACTAATTGAACAAGAACCATAAATATAAAGATCTTCAAATGCTCAATTATGATTTATGCCTCcccaaaaaaaatcatcataaaAAATCATCATAAGTTGGTTTTATTGCCTAGACATTGGCGGTCTACCCCTCCAATTGTTGTTGTTACTCCTATCATAGGATCTAAACGATTTATACCTCGATGCATCTTGGTCAGTCCATTCTCTCTTGCGGCTACTATTATCATTAGCAGGCCTCCAACCTCTGCCATTAGGTCTTATAAAATCCTTATTCGAATTCCCCCACtggttattattattgttataaccATTATTATAATCTCTCCAACCATTGTCATAGCCACTTTTTGTTGATTCCCGCCCAATTCTACCATTATTAATGTTGTTATTCTGATCCCAACCCCGGTTGTTCCATCTCTTTTCCTCCTTCAAACCGCTTTCCTTATTGTTAGACTGTGAGTGGCCTTGACCCCAACTGGTTCCCACATCCGTCACGGCTCCATCAGTTGGTTCCCACCCAAATCCACCATTATTATAATCTCCCCAACCATTGTCATAACCACTTTTTGTTGGTTCACGCCCAATTCTACCATTATTAATGTTGTTATTCTGATCCCAACCCCGGTTGTTCCATCTCTTTTCCTCCTTCAAACCGCTTTCCTTATTGTTAAACTGTGAGTGGCCTTGACCCCAACTAGTTCCCACATCCTTCTCGGCTCCATCAGTTGGTTCCCACCCAAATCCACcattattagtattattgttCTGATCCCAACCCCGGTTCCATCTCTTTTCCTCCTTCAAACTGCTTTCCTTATTGTTACACTGTGAGCGGCCTTGACCCCAACTGGTTCCCACATCCTTCTCAGCTCGATCAGTTGGTTCCCACCCAAATTCAccattattagtattattattctGATCCCAATCCCGGTTCCATCTCTTTTCGTCCTTCAAACTGCTATCCTTATTGTTAGACTGTGAGTGGCCTTGACCCCAACTG from Impatiens glandulifera chromosome 5, dImpGla2.1, whole genome shotgun sequence includes:
- the LOC124937999 gene encoding uncharacterized protein LOC124937999; amino-acid sequence: MANLVFCSSLSLSSQRFPSFRSSFQCNPPSAVCFPVRLGRRQTRGLSVVTRAAPSANTYLFAFFLPLSLLAITVLTSISIDMQLDKRFMEEMAVNEGMTEADDDNDDEEDGEIVEISPREKAVRTRNRPKKEVKN
- the LOC124937996 gene encoding bifunctional endo-1,4-beta-xylanase XylA-like isoform X1, giving the protein MGQWNRRRWWSRKRNFYQEDHQDKHSYNENQIEPSEYEDNIPSWEKQFCKFASVPWGKVLFVKKYMHMHEEIVKWNDSSGEEAFNDAKQRFWAHINGIPCDICLPDPDMYIDKNIDWNTSIDPELIASLDLVFFDVDKTTDWNAANEKTTNSNQEQKMQSNVQNPWEPTDGAEKDAANEKTSISNQEPKMQSNVQNPWEPTDGVEKDVGTSWGQGHSQSNNKDSSLKDEKRWNRDWDQNNNTNNGEFGWEPTDRAEKDVGTSWGQGRSQCNNKESSLKEEKRWNRGWDQNNNTNNGGFGWEPTDGAEKDVGTSWGQGHSQFNNKESGLKEEKRWNNRGWDQNNNINNGRIGREPTKSGYDNGWGDYNNGGFGWEPTDGAVTDVGTSWGQGHSQSNNKESGLKEEKRWNNRGWDQNNNINNGRIGRESTKSGYDNGWRDYNNGYNNNNNQWGNSNKDFIRPNGRGWRPANDNSSRKREWTDQDASRYKSFRSYDRSNNNNWRGRPPMSRQ
- the LOC124937996 gene encoding bifunctional endo-1,4-beta-xylanase XylA-like isoform X2, whose amino-acid sequence is MGQWNRRRWWSRKRNFYQEDHQDKHSYNENQIEPSEYEDNIPSWEKQFCKFASVPWGKVLFVKKYMHMHEEIVKWNDSSGEEAFNDAKQRFWAHINGIPCDICLPDPDMYIDKNIDWNTSIDPELIASLDLVFFDVDKTTDWNAANEKTTNSNQEQKMQSNVQNPWEPTDGAEKDVGTSWGQGRSQCNNKESSLKEEKRWNRGWDQNNNTNNGGFGWEPTDGAEKDVGTSWGQGHSQFNNKESGLKEEKRWNNRGWDQNNNINNGRIGREPTKSGYDNGWGDYNNGGFGWEPTDGAVTDVGTSWGQGHSQSNNKESGLKEEKRWNNRGWDQNNNINNGRIGRESTKSGYDNGWRDYNNGYNNNNNQWGNSNKDFIRPNGRGWRPANDNSSRKREWTDQDASRYKSFRSYDRSNNNNWRGRPPMSRQ